The following DNA comes from Papaver somniferum cultivar HN1 unplaced genomic scaffold, ASM357369v1 unplaced-scaffold_99, whole genome shotgun sequence.
GAATTATCTCCATTAATGGCTACCCATactcttcttcatatccattttTCAAACATTCAACACCCATTTTCCACCACCACAGCTCTTCTCATACATGGGACAACCCAGTAGCAGTAGTATCATCTttttcatcattatcatcatcctcCTCCTTTTCAATACAATCCCTTCTTGTTTCTCTGGTCCAATTAAAACAGAATTCATCTACCCAAATTTCACTGCTTCAAATTTCTTATTTGTTGATAATTCTGGTGGTACTTTCTTAACATCACGTAATGGAACCTATAAAGCTTCAATCTTTAATCCAGGTACCGATGAACACAAAAAATTCTATTTCTCTGTTATACATGTTTCTTCACATACTATCATTTGGTCAGCTAATAGAAACAACCCCATGTCTGATTCTGATGAGTTAAACTTAACTAGTAACGGAATTACAATCTTGGGGTCTAATCAGAATTTGATATGGTCTACTCCATCATTGAAGTCTTCTGTGTATGCTCTACAGCTTAAAGAGAATGGTAATTTGGTTTTACTTGATAAACTCAATGTTTCTTTATGGGAAAGTTTTGATTATGCTATGGATACGATTGTTGTTGGACAAAACCTTAAACTTGGAGGTGAATTAGTAAGTTCTAAATCAGATAAAGATTTGTCTAGTGGTGATTACAAATTTTATGTTGCTAAAGATGATGGATATCTCCAATGGAATGGATTGAATTATTGGAAATTAACAATGTATTCGGCGGGTTTCAAAGATAAGAATGCTCCGGTAAGTTACATGTTATTGAATTCAACTGCTCTATATTTAATGAATGATGGATTAGTTGTTGTGTTTCGAGTACCTTTACTAAATAAATCAGATTTTCTCATTGTTAAGTTGGATAGTAATGGGAGATTTCTGGTTGGTACTTATTCTGATACTTTGAAAAAAATGGTTTATGAACAAACTGGACCACAAAATGATTGTCAAATTCCATCTTTCTGTGGTAGAATGGGAGTGTGTGTCGAATCGGCTTCGTCTACTTGTACATGTTCTTTGGGGTTCCGTAGCGAGTCGAACTCAAAAGGTTGTGAACCGGTTAGTTCAAATTCCTTGCTTCCTCTTGCTTGCAACTCTACTACTACTAACAGTACACAGTTTAATTTGTCAGAAGTGAAGTATGCCAAACTGAGTTCTGATTTGAACTATTATGTAAATCAATTTTTGAGTCCTGATAAGTTTGGCGTGGAGTTATCTGTTTGCGAAGATCTTTGCTCTAAGAACTGTTCttgtttaggatttttctttgcgAATACTTCTGGTTCTTGTTTTTTGATTAGGAGCCAATTGGGGTCTATGTTATCCATCAATGCACCAAATGATAAATTGGGTTACATTAAAATGATAGTGGAAAAACGTAATGGAGATGGAAACGATGATAGTTAtgacgacggaggaagacatATTCCTATAGCTCCTATAGTA
Coding sequences within:
- the LOC113346504 gene encoding G-type lectin S-receptor-like serine/threonine-protein kinase At5g35370 gives rise to the protein MGQPSSSSIIFFIIIIILLLFNTIPSCFSGPIKTEFIYPNFTASNFLFVDNSGGTFLTSRNGTYKASIFNPGTDEHKKFYFSVIHVSSHTIIWSANRNNPMSDSDELNLTSNGITILGSNQNLIWSTPSLKSSVYALQLKENGNLVLLDKLNVSLWESFDYAMDTIVVGQNLKLGGELVSSKSDKDLSSGDYKFYVAKDDGYLQWNGLNYWKLTMYSAGFKDKNAPVSYMLLNSTALYLMNDGLVVVFRVPLLNKSDFLIVKLDSNGRFLVGTYSDTLKKMVYEQTGPQNDCQIPSFCGRMGVCVESASSTCTCSLGFRSESNSKGCEPVSSNSLLPLACNSTTTNSTQFNLSEVKYAKLSSDLNYYVNQFLSPDKFGVELSVCEDLCSKNCSCLGFFFANTSGSCFLIRSQLGSMLSINAPNDKLGYIKMIVEKRNGDGNDDSYDDGGRHIPIAPIVLLPSTAVLLVFLFLVAVILYRRRRKKRLSVMKSIKLGRFDSSASMEFDFSSIPGLPVRYDYTELEAATEKFSTQIGAGGFGTVYKGTLPDKTLVAVKKIINLGVQGRKEFYTEIAIIGKVHHVNLVKLRGFCAEGQQKLLVYEFMNRSSLDRTLFGAGPVLEWQERFDIALGTARGLAYLHSGCEHKIIHCDIKPENILLHDNFQVKISDFGLSKLLSPELSSHFTTMRGTRGYLAPEWLTSSAISDKTDVYSYGMVLLEIVSGRKNCSMRSRSHSTEDGNSDGGHSGSGGNLYFPLFALEMHEEKRYSEIADPKLEGRVSSEEVEKLVKVALCCVHEEPALRPTMMNVAGMLEGGTPVGEPRPGSLNFLRFYGRRFTESSVLAGSNNVFTIYEQVNTASPSTATNSSYLSSQQISGPR